A genomic segment from Ornithorhynchus anatinus isolate Pmale09 chromosome 16, mOrnAna1.pri.v4, whole genome shotgun sequence encodes:
- the LOC114817335 gene encoding butyrophilin-like protein 10: MLRSTPPAPLVLTAPRPLLLFLLLLLHRPGAPASEEKELRVRPYTDVTLPCTFSFVDGPDGLELSWERDDIREEFEVADEKEYFRFFRFYDFFEVFSKVVYRFGDGREQLEEQNGLYGGRVSVDPDDMAEGSLALLLRDVEAHDEAVYTCSASTPHGRGRRKIKLVVEEAEEPQVRFDRRGDGNVAVCLSKGWYHMPGVTWLNRAEEDISNFGSVEILEERKDGAHRVVTVLDYPVKLHETYVCRILETDANHQPIKSIRRIPKRKFHKMYDYY, from the exons ATGCTCAGATCGACCCCCCCTGCGCCCCTGGTGCTGaccgccccgcgccccctcctcctcttcctcctcctcctgctccaccggCCAG ggGCGCCGGCGTCGGAGGAGAAGGAACTGCGGGTCCGGCCCTACACGGACGTGACCCTGCCCTGCACCTTCTCCTTCGTGGACGGCCCCGACGGGCTGGAGCTGTCCTGGGAGCGCGACGACATCCGGGAGGAGTTCGAGGTGGCCGACGAGAAGGAGTACTTCCGCTTCTTCCGCTTCTACGACTTCTTCGAGGTCTTCTCCAAGGTGGTGTACCGGTTCGGCGACGGCCGGGAGCAGCTGGAGGAGCAGAACGGCCTCTACGGGGGGCGGGTGTCGGTGGACCCCGACGACATGGCGGAGGGCAGCCTGGCCCTGCTCCTCAGGGACGTCGAGGCGCACGACGAGGCCGTCTACACCTGCTCGGCCAGCACGCCCCACGGCCGGGGTAGGCGCAAGATCAAGCTGGTTGTGGAAG AGGCCGAAGAGCCCCAGGTGCGGTTCGACCGCCGGGGCGACGGGAACGTGGCCGTGTGCCTCTCCAAGGGCTGGTACCACATGCCCGGCGTGACCTGGCTGAACCGGGCCGAGGAGGACATCAGCAACTTCGGCAGCGTGGAGATCCTGGAGGAGCGGAAGGACGGGGCTCACCGGGTCGTCACCGTCCTCGACTACCCCGTCAAGCTCCACGAGACATACGTCTGCCGCATCCTGGAGACCGACGCCAACCACCAGCCCATCAAGTCCATCCGCCGGATCCCCA agagAAAGTTCCACAAGATGTACGATTACTACTAG
- the LRRC58 gene encoding leucine-rich repeat-containing protein 58 encodes MRVGLPRALRHVTEVAPPPAPPLREPLGDSESGARPRPLYDAGAAPPRGRGGGRYSGSGAGGIQSPEEAEEEEDGGGGGGGPEAELNLSRLGVSPEAVRWELEARGGRGAARRLLLPHNGLPALPPGLAARFPHLLLLDLSGNALSALGPELLGLRCLRTLLAKNNRLGGPGALPKGLARAPLARSLRVLNLSGNRFRRLPPALLGLTALQSLSLGGNLLHTIPPDIENLTSLEFLYLGGNFIKEIPPEIANLPSLNYLVLCDNKIQSVPPQLAQLHSLRSLSLHNNLLSYLPREILSLVQLQELSLRGNPLVVRFVRDLTYNPPSLLELAGRTIKTRSIAYTPRDLPENLVRYLDLASNCPNPKCGGVYFDCCVRQIKFVDFCGKYRLPLMHYLCSPECSSPCSSASHSSTSQSESDSEDEAGVAARRMQKVLLG; translated from the exons ATGCGGGTGGGCCTCCCCCGGGCCCTCCGTCACGTGACAGAGGTCGCCCCTCCTCCGGCTCCCCCCCTCAGGGAGCCGCTCGGCGATTCAGAGTCCGGGGCGCGGCCCCGGCCCCTGTATGACGCGGGCGCAGCCCCGCCCCGGGGGCGAGGCGGCGGGCGGTATTCAGGGTCCGGGGCGGGCGGGATCCAGa gccccgaggaggccgaggaggaggaggacggcggcggcggcggcggcggccccgaggCGGAGCTGAACCTGTCGCGTCTCGGCGTGTCCCCGGAGGCCGTGCGGTGGGAGCTGGAGgcgcggggcgggcgcggggcggCGCGGCGGCTCCTGCTGCCTCACAACGGGCTGCCGGCGCTGCCGCCGGGCCTGGCCGCCCGCTTCCCGCACCTGCTGCTCCTCGACCTGAGCGGCAACGCGCTGAGCGCCCTGGGGCCCGAGCTGCTGGGCCTCCGCTGCCTCCGCACGCTGCTGGCCAAGAACAACCGGCTGGGCGGGCCCGGGGCGCTGCCCAAAGGACTGGCCCGCGCCCCCCTCGCCCGCTCCCTGCGCGTCCTCAACCTCAGCGGAAACCGCTTCCGACGACTCCCGCCCGCCCTCCTCGGCCTCACCGCCCTCCAGAGCCTCAGCCTCGGCGGCAACCTCCTCCACACCATCCCCCCCGACATCGAAAACCTCAccag ttTAGAGTTTTTATACCTTGGCGGAAACTTCATCAAAGAAATCCCTCCTGAAATCGCCAACCTGCCTTCTCTGAACTACTTGGTGCTGTGTGACAACAAGATCCAGAGCGTCCCTCCCCAGTTAGCCCA GTTGCACTCGCTGCGGTCGCTGAGCCTTCACAACAACCTCCTGTCGTACCTGCCCCGGGAGATCCTCAGCCTGGTCCAGCTGCAGGAGCTGAGCCTGCGTGGAAACCCGCTGGTGGTCCGCTTCGTCAGGGACCTCACGTACAACCCCCCGAGCCTCCTGGAGCTGGCGGGCCGCACCATCAAGACCCGCAGCATCGCCTACACTCCCCGGGACCTCCCCGAAAACCTCGTCCGCTACCTGGACTTAGCCAGCAACTGCCCCAACCCGAAATGCGGAG gcgTCTACTTCGACTGCTGCGTCCGGCAGATCAAGTTTGTCGACTTCTGCGGGAAGTACCGGCTGCCCCTGATGCACTACCTGTGCTCTCCGGAGTGCTCGTCCCCCTGCAGCTCCGCCTCGCACAGCTCCACCTCCCAGAGCGAGTCCGACTCGGAGGACGAGGCCGGCGTGGCCGCCCGCAGGATGCAGAAGGTCCTGCTGGGCTGA